The Aerococcus loyolae genome contains the following window.
GGACAACCCTTTTCCAAAAGAAAGTCAGGCTAGTCCTAACGCCCAACATAGTGACGAAGAAGTTCAGGCCTTGCGCGAGGAAATCCACCACAGCATTCCCCAGGTGCCAGAGGGACAGGCTTTTCTGGTGGTCAATAATAATGTCCCTCTCTTCACTAGCAGTGAATTGGAGTTGACGACTGCCTATGCTAACTACGGGGACTTGGATTTCTTGCAGCGGGTGACTGGGGCTGAAGGCCTCTTGGGCGTGGAACTCATGCCTGATGATGCCCGCGAGCCCCTGACCAGTGTGACGCCTACCGGTTGGCGGCAGAGGTCCTATGTCAATGTCCCGGGTGGCTGGCTCTATAACCGCTGCCATTTGATCGGCTACCAGTTAACGGGTGAGAATGCCAATTCCAAGAATTTGATGACGGGAACGCGCTGGTTTAATAATGAAGGCATGCTGCCGATTGAAAACTATGTGGCGGCCTATATTGAAGAGACCAACCACCATGTCAGATACCGGGTGACGCCAGTCTTTAACCAGTTTAACCAATTAGCTTCTGGGGTCTATATGGAAGGCTACTCCCTTGAAGACCAGGGGCAAGTCCACTTCCATATCTTTGTTCCTAACCGCCAACCCGGAATTACTATTGATTACCTGACTGGTGAGAGTCAAGGCCCTGCTGGACCGCAAGCAAGTGGAGATTTAAGTTCCTAGGTGAATCGCTTTTCTTCTATAAAAAGAACTCAGGCCTGGCTGTGGTTGGTGTAGGCCTGGAGGAAGAGAATGCCGATGCCTAGGGCTGTGAGCGTCATAGGAATGAAAATGGTCCAGATGCCCAGCCAGTTTTGGCCCAGGCTGATGGCCAAGACGCCGATAAAGTAGGAGAGAATAATAGCAATAAAATAAAAAATATTACTTTTGGCGCTGGCCTTGACGGTAGCGTTGGGGTAGAGGAAGTAGTCAAAGAGATTTTCGGTGAGGCGTTTAAAATTACCCGACATCATGGTCGGGGTGTAGTTAGTTCCTTCCAGGGAGCGGAATTCCTCAAATTGGGCTGCGGTTGAAATGGTCAAGAAAGCCGTAGCCAGCAGGTGGTGACCATTTGGGCTAATCCAGGCCACAACGGCCATGGCTAAAAAGGAAATTATCAAGACCAAGGCATTGCGTCTGATCTCGTGAGAGGGATCATCATAATGAAAATGAAGGATGCGGGTCAGGACAGTGCCGATCATGAAGAAAATAATTGAGACGAAATAGGGCGGTAAGTCAGCAAAATGTCCCTCTCCCAAGTTAACGGCCATGCGGATGAGGTTACCACTTTGAAAACCAGCAAAAACCCCCTTATGGTTGAGATAAGAATAAGCTGTCTGGCCCCCACTGGACATGGTCAGTAAACAGGAAAAGAACAGCTTCTCAGCGAGTTTTTGTGTTTTTTTCATGGGATCGCATCCTTTCGTTGTTTTTCCACTTAGCATTATAAACTTTAGGACTAAAATAATGCAATAAATGCTGAATTTTCCTTAAGATCCGCTTTTAAAATTCACTTTTAGGGGGAACTGTGCCATAATAGAAGTTAAGAATTTTGCCATAAGGAGTCTAAAGTATGCAAGAATTTGCGGTTATCATTCCAGCCTATAAACCCACCCAAGACTTGGTCCCCTATGTCGATCAATTGCTCCAAGCCGGCGTCCCGCAAGTAGTGGTCGTTAATGATGGGAGCCCAGAAGACTGCCAAGCCATCTTCGACCAAGTCGCTGAACGTGACCGGGTAGAAGTTTTGACTCATCTCATTAATCGTGGCAAGGGGACTGCCTTAAAGACCGCCTTTGATTTTGAATTGAAACATGGCCAAGACTATAAGGGATTTGTCACTGCGGATGCGGATGGTCAACATACCGTCAAAGATGTCTTAAACATTGGAAAAACGCTAGTAGACCACCCGGATGTCTCCTTTGTCTTGGGTAAGCGCGATTTCGACCAAGACCAGGTGCCCTTTTTGAGCCGCTTAGGTAATAAAACCACTACCCGCCTCTTTGATTGGCTCTTTGGTTACTGGATTACCGATACCCAAACTGGTTTACGGGGGATTAATGCTAAGGAATTGCTTTGGTTGATCGATTTACCTGGGTCTAAGTTTGAATATGAAATGAATATGTTGATCGTGATGGCGAAGCGGGAACTTCCTTACTTAGAAGAGACCATTGAAACGGTCTATGAAGAGGACCGGACTACCCACTACCATCCATTCCGGGATAGCTGGCGGATTGCCAAGGTGCTTATTGATGGCAAACGCTCTGGTGAGGATGAATTGATTTAGTCAGCTTATCCTTTTACAAATCTTGGGAGTCTGGCTATAATGAAATTACAGTAACTCTCCAAAGTGTAGCCAATGAAGAGGTGACAATCATGGTGGTCTTTAAGCATAATACTTTCAAATGCGCGCCAGGATTGCTAGGAGAGCTATTGCCTTTTTTAACACCAATGAATAAAGAGATGTTAACGAGCTTGATCTAATTGAGCTCGTTTTTTCTTTGTTCTCGGAAGGGAGTGAAGGATTTGGAATTAAGCCCAATCATTTCTCAACAGAAAGGTTAAGGTGATCCAAATGCCAATTAAGGCCGTATCTCGCTACTAGGCGTTACATAGTATTATGAAAATAATTAATAAAACATACCTTGTTACAGTTCAAAAAATTTATTCTCTAAGTTTAGGAAAAGTGTCTTAATAAAGAAGTATAATATCAGAATTATTACAGAGGTTATGACTGGGGTCATGGCCTCTTTTTAAGTGCTTGTCGTTCTTAAAATAAAGTAGATGAGACCAGGATTTTAAGTAGGGAGATTTCGGGGGCTAATTTCTCCCATCTTTTCTTAGATATGTTACAATCGATGGGAAAAGTTAGAAAAGGGGTGCTCAATTGCAAGAAAGAACCACTAAGCAAACACCAACGATGCAAAAGAAGATTCTAGAAACTGCTCTCTTAGCCGGACAGATCATGTGCGAGAGTAATGCAGAGTCTTATCGGGTGGAGGATACCATGAACCGGATTTTGACCTATTCCAAGGCCTCTTATGCCGTTGCGGTCTCATTCTCTACCAGTATTTATGCCATTCTAGATGACCCTAATTATGCCAGTGGGGGCTTTGCTGGGATCAAGCGGATTACCTCCCGGTCCAATAACCTCAATAAGATCTCCAAGGTGAATACCGTTTCCCGGGCCTTGCTTGGTGGCAAGATCAGCATGGATGAAGCCTACCAAGAACTCACGATCATCCGCCAAGCCTCCAATCAATATTCAACCTGGGTATCTTCCTTGGGAATTATTGGCTTAGCGTTAAGTTTTTCGATTTTATTTGAAGGTGGGCTGGAAGAATTTATCGCTTCCGGAATAAATGGGGTGATCCTCTCCTTGATGACCATCCTAACTGATAAGTATTACATCAACCACGCCCTCTCCAATGTGATCCAGTCCTTGGTAGTCACTTTGGCGGCTTATTTAATGCTCTTTCACCTCTTCCCAGAAATGAATGTGGCCACCGTTATTGTGGCTACCCTTATGCCCATGGTGCCGGGGACGGCGATTACGAACTCCTTGCGGGATATTTTCCGGGAAGACTATATTGCGGGGTCGGCACGGGCCATGGAGGCCTTCTTTGAAGCCTTGATGATTGCGATTGGTTCTGTGGTCGGCTTGGCGATTTTAGGGGGGTTATCACATGTCTAATTATCTTATCCAACTGATTGCTGCTTATTTTGTCGGTATTTCTTGCTCCATTTCTGTTGAAGAGCCCCGCAAGATGATTTTAAAAACCTCAATTATTGATACTGCCGGCTGGGCCTTGTATTTATTGTGCCTGGACTTCTTCAATATAGGGACGGTTTTAGCCACTTATATTGCCGGCCTTTTGATTGCTGGGATGTCTCACTGGTTTGCCCGACTCTTCCATGAACCGGTGACGGTCTTCTTTATCCCGGGCTTCTTTACCTTGGTGCCTGGGGGTGGCATGTACCGGACCGCCTTCTTTCTCTTCCAAGGAGATATGTCTCGGGGGCTGTCGGAATTATCGACCACCCTCTTCATCGCTTTAGCCATTGCCTTAGCGGTTTTTACTACTGATACCCTGGTATCTATCATCTTCAACCAACACCTGCCTAAATTTATTCGCCGTAATCGACGGATGAAATTTAAGTAAATGATTCAAAGACAAAAAAGGCCAGCTCGAGACCTCTTCAGGGTCTTAGCTGACCTTTTTTATTAGGGATTGATTAGGGTTAGGCTTTTATGCCGTCGTTTTCGATATAGCTGGAAACGATGGTGGCCATCCCTTTGGCAGCAACGATAAGGGCGCCTTCATCCATAAAGAATTTTGGATGGTGGTGAGGGTAAGCGGGGTGAGCGTCTTGGTCATCACTGGCACAGCCAACCCATAAGAAGGCACTTGGGACTTCTTTCGCATAGAAGGCAAAGTCTTCGGAAGGTGGTTGTGGTTGGGTAGCTTCCACTTTCTTCAATTCAGGGTACTTGTTATCTTCTAGGGCTTTGACCGCAAATTCAGTCACTTCAGGGTCATTGTAGAGTACTGGGTAACCTTTGAGGTATTCGAGTTCGACAGTGACACCAAAGCTGGCTTCTAAGCCTTTAACTTTAGCCTTGATTTCTTTTTCGATGGTTTCGCCAACTTCAGGTGACATGGAACGGACGTCGCCAGAGATTTTGACTTGGCCATTGATGGCGTTAGCAGCACCGGCAGCGTCGAAGTTTCCGATGGTAATGGATCCCACGTCAAAAGGATTGAGACGGCGGGAGACGATACTTTGTACTTGGGTAACAAAGTAAGCCCCAGCAACGATGGCATCGTTAGAAGTATGTGGTGAGGAAGCGTGTCCACCTTCCCCTTTAATGGTAAGGAAGAAGTTATCGCGACCAGTTTGGGCATTGCCTTCTTTATAGTAGATGCCACCTACAGGCATGTTACTCATGACGTGCATACCGAAGACATTGTCTACTCCGTCTAAACAGCCGGCTTCCACCATGGATTTCGCACCACCAGGGCCTTCTTCTTCAGCGTTTTGGTGTAGGATGACAATCTTTCCTTGCCAGAGATCCTTCAATTCGATAAAGGTCTCAGCTAAGATTAGTAAGTAAGCCGTATGACCGTCATGTCCGCAGGCATGCATGGCATCGGTTTTTGAAGCGAAGTCAAGACCAGTGTCTTCTTTAATAGGTAGGGCGTCGAAGTCAGCACGTAGGGCCACGGTCTTGCCTTCCTTGCCTGAATCAATTGTTACCACGATTCCATAACCATTACCGACATTACGTTCAACCTGACAGTCTAGATCTTTATAGAAGTCAGCAATATAATCTGAAGTCCATTCCTCTTCAAAAGATTTTTCCGCATGTTCGTGAAGTTCACGACGAATTTCAATCATACGGTCATTCTTTTCCTCTAGTTTTTCATAGAGTGTATCTAACAATTGACTCATATTTTTTCCTCCTTGGTAATTTGTTATCTTATGTTAAGATAAACTTATTATAGGTGCTTTGTTGAATAAAGACAAATAAGTTTGGTTACAAGGGCCCCAGATAGCCAAGCCTCTTAGACCTTGATAAAATAATCATGTAGTAAAAAAATAATCAAAAAATGGCCCCGTGCCCAAGTAAAGGATGGTTATGATGAATGAGACTTGGTATCAAGATCCCTACCCAGGGAAGTCCCGTAAATGGTTGGTTATTTTGAGTATTATCGCTTATTTTGTTGGTGAAACCATCATCCAGGGCCTAACCCTATTCTTTCTAGGCTCCGAGCAGAATATTGACTCGGCTATGGATGTCCTGCTCTTGTTAAATTCCTATCCCACAATCTATATTATCTTAGATATCATCTGGATTGCTCTCTTTATATGGGGGTTGAGTGCTTGTGGGCTCAAGTTCTTTAGCCGGCAGAAATTAACCAGCAATTTTTTCTTTGACGTCTTAATTGGAGTGGTCTTAATCTTTGCCTTTCAATGGCTGATTGGAGGCTTGACCCAATGGCTCTATCCTGAACAGGTTGATTCAGTGAACCAGACCATTTTGATGAACTCGGCTAACCAGATGCCCAATTGGAAGATCTTCCTCTGCTTCTGTATCCTACCGGCCATTAGTGAAGAGATTCTGACCCGGGGCCTAATCATGCGGTACTTTGTTCCTAAGCACCCTTTCTTGGGGATGGTTTTAGCGGCAGCTTTCTTTGCTACCCTCCACGCCTCAAATCTTTGGATTCATTGGCTGGGTTACTATGCCATGGGGATGGCACTGGCTTGGACTTATTACCGGACCGGGCGGATTGAAGCCGCAATGACGGTTCACTTTATTAATAACTTTATTGCAACGATCCCTATGTACCTGTCCTAGTTGCTTGCGAATGAATTGAGGAGGAAACCGGCTTTTGGGCCGGTTCTTACTATATAGAGGGAGACTTCGTTGCGGACTGCCTATTGACGGGCTAGGAAAAATGTTTTTTAATGGATGCAGGAATGAGCTTAGGCATAAAGAGTACAAGGAGCGAATGTGATATGAATGAATGGCTACCAGAAGGCAAGCTATCGCTGGTGTCCACCAATTTCTTTCAAAGAAAGGCACCGCTGTTGTGGGCCTGGAGAGAAGCCCCCGCATTGGCGAATGATAGCGGCTGGCGATTTTTAAGCCAGGCGGATACCACCACTTCTCTTAAGCATTCCCAGGCCAAACTAGTCAGCTATGAACAAGTCCTAGCCCTTGAGCCTGCCATTGCTTTTATTTACCGCTATCCTCTGGGAGCTGACATGCAGTTCTCTACCAAGACCACCCCACCTCACTTTGTCTACAATGATAGCTATGAGAGGGTACGCCCTATTCCAGCTAACGCAGACTATCCGATCGAGGACCCGGTCTTCAAACGTCACTTCCCTTCCTTTGTTCAGTCCTATCAGGAGGATAAGACCGGGTTAAGCTGGTCCTATCAGTTATCTCAGGAAGAACTGGCCCAGCTCAACCACTTAAATGGTGAACTTGTTACTTTCTTTAATCTCTGTCTGGGGCAAACAGATACTTTAGCTAATGACTTGGACTACTATTTACTTGCTGGCCTGGCCCTGGGCTTCCTACATATTAGTGATGAAGCGAGACCTGTTGAGCGTTGGCAGGATAATGTCAATAACGTGATCGCCAATGCTCTATTTACTCGTTTTTCATATCCTTTAGAAAAGGGCAAACAGGTCGTCTTACAATTTCTAAGCGACCGCAAAAGTTCACCAGTCGCCCAACAAATTCACCTTTATGGGGAGCAGATGCGCCTCTGGTATCAAGCCAATCTAAAGCAGCGCATCCAAGGAGAATACCAGGGCTTGCGAAATCATTATATAAAAGATTAAAAAAGTTCTTGCCAAACCACATAAGCTGTGATAGTATTTTACTCGTGCCTTTCTTCCAGGGAATACAACTTCCAGGAGCAAGGCAAAAAAGATTAAAAAACTTGTTGACATCCCAATGAAAACAAGATATACTAATTGAGTTGTTTCTTTTAAGAAGCAGCGCAAATATTATTTGTAAGCAAAGTGCTTCAAAAAATATTTTAAAAACATGTTGACATCAACATCATCATGTGATAATATATAATAGTTGTCAAAAGGACAGCGGTTATAAATTATAGACCTTTGAAAACTGAACAAAGAAGACGAACCAAATGTGTAGGGCATCAACATTTTGTTGATGAACCAACAATTCAAACAATAAGTCTAGACCAGACTATAACTAGTCAGCAAACAAATGAGCTATCAGCGCTCATGATTCTTTCATGAGAGTTTGATCCTGGCTCAGGACGAACGCTGGCGGCGTGCCTAATACATGCAAGTCGAGCGAACCGACGAAGTGCTTGCACTTCTGACGTTAGCGGCGGACGGGTGAGTAACACGTAAGGAACCTACCGATAAGCGGGGGACAACATCCGGAAACGGGTGCTAATACCGCATAGGAAAGGTCACCACATGGTGGCCTTTGGAAAGACGGCTTTGCTGTCACTTATCGATGGCCTTGCGGTGCATTAGCTCGTTGGTGGGGTAACGGCCTACCAAGGCAATGATGCATAGCCGACCTGAGAGGGTAATCGGCCACATTGGGACTGAGACACGGCCCAAACTCCTACGGGAGGCAGCAGTAGGGAATCTTCCGCAATGGGCGCAAGCCTGACGGAGCAACGCCGCGTGAGTGAAGAAGGTTTTCGGATCGTAAAGCTCTGTTGTAAGAGAAGAACAAATTGGAGAGTAACTGCTCCAGTCTTGACGGTATCTTACCAGAAAGCCACGGCTAACTACGTGCCAGCAGCCGCGGTAATACGTAGGTGGCAAGCGTTGTCCGGATTTATTGGGCGTAAAGGGGGCGCAGGCGGTTTCTTAAGTCTGATGTGAAAGCCCACGGCTTAACCGTGGAAGTGCATTGGAAACTGGGGAACTTGAGTACAGAAGAGGAAAGTGGAACTCCATGTGTAGCGGTGGAATGCGTAGATATATGGAAGAACACCAGTGGCGAAGGCGACTTTCTGGTCTGTCACTGACGCTGAGGCCCGAAAGCGTGGGTAGCAAACAGGATTAGATACCCTGGTAGTCCACGCCGTAAACGATGAGTGCTAGGTGTTGGAGGGTTTCCACCCTTCAGTGCCGGAGTTAACGCATTAAGCACTCCGCCTGGGGAGTACGGCCGCAAGGCTGAAACTCAAAGGAATTGACGGGGACCCGCACAAGCGGTGGAGCATGTGGTTTAATTCGAAGCAACGCGAAGAACCTTACCAAGTCTTGACATCCTTTGACCACTCTAGAGATAGAGCTTTCCCTTCGGGGACAAAGTGACAGGTGGTGCATGGTTGTCGTCAGCTCGTGTCGTGAGATGTTGGGTTAAGTCCCGCAACGAGCGCAACCCTTATTGTTAGTTGCCAGCATTCAGTTGGGCACTCTAGCGAGACTGCCGGTGACAAACCGGAGGAAGGCGGGGATGACGTCAAATCATCATGCCCCTTATGACTTGGGCTACACACGTGCTACAATGGATGGTACAACGAGCAGCGACCTTGTGAAAGCAAGCGAATCTCTTAAAGCCATTCTCAGTTCGGATTGTAGTCTGCAACTCGACTACATGAAGCCGGAATCGCTAGTAATCGCGGATCAGCACGCCGCGGTGAATACGTTCCCGGGTCTTGTACACACCGCCCGTCACACCACGAGAGTTTGTAACACCTGAAGTCGGTGAGGTAACCTTTGGAGCCAGCCGCCGAAGGTGGGACAGATGATTGGGGTGAAGTCGTAACAAGGTAGCCGTAGGTGAACCTGCGGCTGGATCACCTCCTTTCTAAGGATATATTCGGAATGCATATTTGAGTCTTCTTTGTTTAGTTTTGAGAGGTCTATCCACATGGTTGATGGATTTAACCGGGCCTGTAGCTCAGCTGGTTAGAGCGCACCCCTGATAAGGGTGAGGTCGATGGTTCGAGTCCATTCAGGCCCATTACATGTTTATTATATGACCATAACTCATACCCGGGGGATTAGCTCAGCTGGGAGAGCGCCTGCTTTGCAAGCAGGAGGTCAGCGGTTCGATCCCGCTATCCTCCATTGCAACGGAAACGTTGCAGATTGTTCTTTGAAAACTGAATACTATCATAACATTCCGCATTTCTATTTTTTGCGAGATAGAAATGTCAATAAACCAATTTTACCAAGCGTAAAAACCGAAAAAGAAAGAGTTTTAAAACTTTTCGCATCATACAACTTAACCGGTGGTTAAGTGAATAAGGGCGTACGGTGAATGCCTTGGCACTAGGAGCCGATGAAGGACGGGACGAACACCGATATGCTTCGGGGAGCTGTAAGTAAGCTTTGATCCGGAGATTTCCGAATGGGGGAACCTCATTGTTTTTATCGACAATGGTCCACTCAGTGAACACATAGCTGAGGGGAAGGTAGACGTGGTGAACTGAAACATCTCAGTAGCCACAGGAAGAGAAAGAAAAATCGATTTCCCGAGTAGCGGCGAGCGAAACGGAAAGAGGCCAAACCAGCGTGCTTGCATGCTGGGGTTGTAGGACTGATGGACGGGAGTGAATGAGCTAGTCGAACGCCATGGAAAGGGCGATCAGAGAGGGTGACAATCCCGTAGGCGAAAGCTCAGCCACCTCATTCAGTATCCTGAGTACGGCGGTACACGTGAAATTCCGTCGGAATCCGCCAGGACCATCTGGCAAGCCTAAATACTCCCTAGTGACCGATAGTGAACCAGTACCGTGAGGGAAAGGTGAAAAGCACCCCGGAAGGGGAGTGAAAGAGTACCTGAAACCGTATGCCTACAAGCAGTCAGAGCCCGTTAAGGGGTGATGGCGTACTTTTTGTAGAACGGACCGGCGAGTGACGATAGCAAGCAAGGTTAAGCTGAAGAAGCGGAGCCACAGCGAAAGCGAGTCTGAAGAGGGCGTTGAGTTTGTTGTCGTCGACCCGAAACCAAGTGATCTACTCATGTCCAGGCTGAAGGTGTGGTAAAACACACTGGAGGGCCGAACCCACGTCTGTTGAAAAAGGCGGGGATGAGGTGTGGGTAGCGGTGAAATTCCAATCGAACTTGGAGATAGCTGGTTCTCTCCGAAATAGCTTTAGGGCTAGCCTCGGATGATGACTATTGGAGGTAGAGCACTGTTTGATCGAGGGGTCCATCCTGGATTACCGACATCTGATAAACTCCGAATGCCAAATAGTTTAGTCCGGGAGTCAGACTGCGAGTGATAAGATCCGTAGTCGAAAGGGAAAGAGCCCAGACCACCAGCTAAGGTCCCAAAGTTTCAGTTAAGTGGAAAAGGATGTGGGGTTGCTTAGACAACTAGGATGTTGGCTTAGAAGCAGCCATCATTGAAAGAGTGCGTAATAGCTCACTAGTCGAGTGACCCTGCGCCGAAAATGTACCGGGGCTAAACTGAACACCGAAGCTGTGGATCCGTAGGATGGTAGGAGAGCGTTCTATAGGCAGAGAAGCATGATCGTGAGGACATGTGGAGCGTATAGAAGTGAGAATGCCGGTATGAGTAGCGAAAGACGGGTGAGAATCCCGTCCACCGAATGACTAAGGTTTCCTGGGGAAGGCTCGTCCTCCCAGGGTTAGTCGGGACCTAAGCCGAGACCGAAAGGGATAGGCGATGGACAACAGGTTGAGATTCCTGTACTTGTTTGATTTGTTTGAGCGATGGAAGGACACAGAAGGCTAAGCGGAGCGCGGAGATGGAAAAACGCGTCCAAGCAATGAGTGAGAAGGTGAGTGAAAGGCTTGCCTCAGACTTCATGAGTTGTGACGGGGAGGGAAGTTTAGTACCGAAGCCGCCGACGTCACGCTGTCAAGAAAAGTTTCTAGTGAGAATCAAACAACCCGTACCGCAAACCGACACAGGTAGTCGAGTGGAGAACACTAAGGTGAGCGAGCGAACTCTCGTTAAGGAACTCGGCAAAATGACCCCGTAACTTCGGGAGAAGGGGTGCTGACCGCAAGGTCAGCCGCAGTGAATAGGC
Protein-coding sequences here:
- a CDS encoding DNA/RNA non-specific endonuclease, which codes for MSWLLAIMVVVLLVLSAFVLPKNLFKKKLSKKQQKIISSLFVLVLVALALYVEPSQTKDPGGEGRQSQTSSSSQEDKAPGQADNPFPKESQASPNAQHSDEEVQALREEIHHSIPQVPEGQAFLVVNNNVPLFTSSELELTTAYANYGDLDFLQRVTGAEGLLGVELMPDDAREPLTSVTPTGWRQRSYVNVPGGWLYNRCHLIGYQLTGENANSKNLMTGTRWFNNEGMLPIENYVAAYIEETNHHVRYRVTPVFNQFNQLASGVYMEGYSLEDQGQVHFHIFVPNRQPGITIDYLTGESQGPAGPQASGDLSS
- a CDS encoding YoaK family protein; this translates as MKKTQKLAEKLFFSCLLTMSSGGQTAYSYLNHKGVFAGFQSGNLIRMAVNLGEGHFADLPPYFVSIIFFMIGTVLTRILHFHYDDPSHEIRRNALVLIISFLAMAVVAWISPNGHHLLATAFLTISTAAQFEEFRSLEGTNYTPTMMSGNFKRLTENLFDYFLYPNATVKASAKSNIFYFIAIILSYFIGVLAISLGQNWLGIWTIFIPMTLTALGIGILFLQAYTNHSQA
- a CDS encoding glycosyltransferase family 2 protein — protein: MQEFAVIIPAYKPTQDLVPYVDQLLQAGVPQVVVVNDGSPEDCQAIFDQVAERDRVEVLTHLINRGKGTALKTAFDFELKHGQDYKGFVTADADGQHTVKDVLNIGKTLVDHPDVSFVLGKRDFDQDQVPFLSRLGNKTTTRLFDWLFGYWITDTQTGLRGINAKELLWLIDLPGSKFEYEMNMLIVMAKRELPYLEETIETVYEEDRTTHYHPFRDSWRIAKVLIDGKRSGEDELI
- a CDS encoding threonine/serine exporter family protein, which encodes MQERTTKQTPTMQKKILETALLAGQIMCESNAESYRVEDTMNRILTYSKASYAVAVSFSTSIYAILDDPNYASGGFAGIKRITSRSNNLNKISKVNTVSRALLGGKISMDEAYQELTIIRQASNQYSTWVSSLGIIGLALSFSILFEGGLEEFIASGINGVILSLMTILTDKYYINHALSNVIQSLVVTLAAYLMLFHLFPEMNVATVIVATLMPMVPGTAITNSLRDIFREDYIAGSARAMEAFFEALMIAIGSVVGLAILGGLSHV
- a CDS encoding threonine/serine exporter family protein translates to MSNYLIQLIAAYFVGISCSISVEEPRKMILKTSIIDTAGWALYLLCLDFFNIGTVLATYIAGLLIAGMSHWFARLFHEPVTVFFIPGFFTLVPGGGMYRTAFFLFQGDMSRGLSELSTTLFIALAIALAVFTTDTLVSIIFNQHLPKFIRRNRRMKFK
- a CDS encoding amidohydrolase — protein: MSQLLDTLYEKLEEKNDRMIEIRRELHEHAEKSFEEEWTSDYIADFYKDLDCQVERNVGNGYGIVVTIDSGKEGKTVALRADFDALPIKEDTGLDFASKTDAMHACGHDGHTAYLLILAETFIELKDLWQGKIVILHQNAEEEGPGGAKSMVEAGCLDGVDNVFGMHVMSNMPVGGIYYKEGNAQTGRDNFFLTIKGEGGHASSPHTSNDAIVAGAYFVTQVQSIVSRRLNPFDVGSITIGNFDAAGAANAINGQVKISGDVRSMSPEVGETIEKEIKAKVKGLEASFGVTVELEYLKGYPVLYNDPEVTEFAVKALEDNKYPELKKVEATQPQPPSEDFAFYAKEVPSAFLWVGCASDDQDAHPAYPHHHPKFFMDEGALIVAAKGMATIVSSYIENDGIKA
- a CDS encoding CPBP family intramembrane glutamic endopeptidase — protein: MNETWYQDPYPGKSRKWLVILSIIAYFVGETIIQGLTLFFLGSEQNIDSAMDVLLLLNSYPTIYIILDIIWIALFIWGLSACGLKFFSRQKLTSNFFFDVLIGVVLIFAFQWLIGGLTQWLYPEQVDSVNQTILMNSANQMPNWKIFLCFCILPAISEEILTRGLIMRYFVPKHPFLGMVLAAAFFATLHASNLWIHWLGYYAMGMALAWTYYRTGRIEAAMTVHFINNFIATIPMYLS
- a CDS encoding immunity protein Imm33 domain-containing protein, encoding MNEWLPEGKLSLVSTNFFQRKAPLLWAWREAPALANDSGWRFLSQADTTTSLKHSQAKLVSYEQVLALEPAIAFIYRYPLGADMQFSTKTTPPHFVYNDSYERVRPIPANADYPIEDPVFKRHFPSFVQSYQEDKTGLSWSYQLSQEELAQLNHLNGELVTFFNLCLGQTDTLANDLDYYLLAGLALGFLHISDEARPVERWQDNVNNVIANALFTRFSYPLEKGKQVVLQFLSDRKSSPVAQQIHLYGEQMRLWYQANLKQRIQGEYQGLRNHYIKD